The Geotalea uraniireducens Rf4 genome window below encodes:
- a CDS encoding UDP-glucose dehydrogenase family protein: protein MKICIIGTGYVGLVAGTCFAESGNDVICVDVDEAKIEGLKNGVIPIYEPGLKELVLRNCEEGRLSFTTDLASAVKASLVNFIAVGTPPGEDGSADLQYVLDVARTIGRNMESFKILVDKSTVPVGTADKVRAVVNEELEKRHATIEFDVVSNPEFLKEGAAIDDFMKPDRVVIGTDNVRTAEIMKELYAPFMRKTNRLIVMDIRSAEMTKYAANAMLATKISFMNQIANLCERMGADVSAVREGIGSDSRIGYDFLFPGVGYGGSCFPKDVKALVKTAEECDYEFILLKAVEEVNELQKLVLTDKINLRLGDNSLLKPLTGKTIAIWGLSFKPRTDDMREAPSVVIINRLLALGAKVCAHDPEAVKEAKKIFGENIVYSNNQYDILKGADALAIVTEWNEYRNPDFDRIKSLLRQPLIFDGRNLYQPSRMKEAGFEYLPIGRNGRHFVDI from the coding sequence ATGAAAATCTGCATAATAGGAACAGGCTATGTGGGGCTTGTAGCAGGCACCTGTTTTGCCGAGAGCGGCAATGATGTTATCTGTGTCGATGTAGATGAGGCAAAGATCGAGGGGCTTAAAAACGGAGTTATTCCGATCTACGAGCCCGGCCTGAAGGAGCTTGTGCTCAGGAATTGCGAAGAGGGGAGACTTAGCTTCACGACCGATCTGGCATCGGCAGTCAAGGCGTCCCTGGTTAATTTTATCGCTGTCGGAACCCCACCGGGTGAAGACGGGTCCGCCGACCTGCAATATGTACTGGACGTGGCACGAACAATCGGCCGCAATATGGAGAGCTTCAAGATATTGGTTGATAAGTCCACCGTCCCGGTTGGAACAGCCGATAAAGTGCGGGCGGTTGTTAATGAAGAACTTGAGAAAAGACATGCAACTATTGAATTTGACGTGGTGTCTAATCCGGAATTCCTGAAGGAAGGCGCTGCTATTGACGATTTCATGAAGCCGGACCGGGTGGTTATCGGCACGGACAACGTACGTACTGCCGAGATCATGAAGGAGCTCTATGCGCCCTTCATGCGGAAGACCAACCGCCTTATCGTCATGGACATCAGAAGTGCAGAAATGACCAAGTATGCTGCCAATGCCATGTTGGCCACCAAAATATCCTTCATGAACCAGATTGCCAATCTCTGCGAGCGGATGGGCGCCGATGTATCGGCAGTCAGGGAAGGGATTGGTTCCGACTCCCGCATCGGCTATGATTTCCTCTTTCCCGGTGTTGGGTATGGTGGTTCCTGTTTTCCCAAAGATGTGAAGGCTCTGGTAAAGACAGCTGAGGAATGCGACTACGAGTTCATCCTGTTGAAGGCTGTTGAAGAAGTAAATGAGCTTCAGAAGCTGGTACTTACCGACAAAATCAATTTGCGACTCGGCGACAACTCCCTGTTGAAGCCTCTGACAGGTAAGACGATTGCCATCTGGGGACTGTCATTCAAACCCCGGACCGATGATATGCGTGAAGCACCGTCTGTTGTCATCATAAACCGTCTGTTGGCGTTGGGGGCTAAGGTCTGTGCCCACGACCCGGAAGCCGTCAAAGAAGCAAAAAAGATCTTCGGCGAAAATATTGTTTACAGTAATAACCAGTACGATATCCTTAAAGGGGCCGATGCCTTGGCCATCGTTACGGAGTGGAACGAATATCGCAATCCTGATTTCGACAGGATAAAGTCGTTGCTTCGCCAGCCGCTCATCTTTGACGGTAGAAATCTCTACCAGCCGTCACGGATGAAGGAAGCCGGCTTTGAATATTTACCCATAGGACGTAATGGTCGGCATTTTGTTGATATTTAA
- the rsmA gene encoding 16S rRNA (adenine(1518)-N(6)/adenine(1519)-N(6))-dimethyltransferase RsmA: MEKIRAKKSMGQNFLVDRNVLTRIVDAVNISAEDRILEVGPGKGALTALLVERAAQVLAVELDRQLVPFLAREFAPQKNVEFVQGDILKVNLSELLMDRWSGAWKVAANLPYNISSQVLFKFLDNPKLFSLLILMLQKEVGDRLIAAPGCKDYGILSVFCRLHFDISRVLIVKPGSFTPVPKVDSVVLKFVPLPAPRVDVEDESFFRKVVKAAFSQRRKTLWNCLKSSELGVDGDVLLSLLTKCGIDGSRRGETLSLDEFAVLTRAILGLRKLNT; this comes from the coding sequence ATGGAAAAAATTCGCGCTAAAAAATCAATGGGGCAAAATTTCCTCGTTGACAGAAATGTCCTTACTCGGATCGTTGACGCTGTAAATATTAGTGCTGAAGACAGGATTCTGGAAGTAGGACCGGGAAAGGGTGCGCTGACCGCTTTATTGGTGGAGCGCGCTGCACAGGTCTTGGCCGTTGAGTTGGATCGACAGCTTGTTCCATTTCTTGCCAGGGAATTTGCCCCGCAAAAAAATGTGGAGTTCGTTCAGGGAGATATCCTTAAGGTGAACCTTTCCGAACTGCTCATGGACCGCTGGAGTGGGGCATGGAAGGTTGCTGCGAATCTGCCATATAATATTTCCAGTCAGGTGCTGTTCAAATTTCTTGATAACCCGAAGCTCTTTTCGCTGCTCATACTCATGTTGCAGAAAGAGGTTGGCGACAGGCTCATTGCCGCACCCGGCTGCAAAGATTACGGGATACTTTCTGTTTTTTGCCGTCTTCATTTTGATATCAGCCGCGTATTGATCGTTAAGCCGGGCTCTTTTACCCCTGTTCCCAAGGTAGATTCAGTCGTGCTGAAATTTGTTCCCTTGCCGGCTCCGAGGGTTGATGTGGAGGATGAGAGCTTTTTTCGCAAAGTCGTTAAAGCAGCTTTTAGCCAGCGTCGTAAGACATTATGGAACTGTCTCAAATCGTCAGAACTGGGTGTGGATGGTGATGTCCTCCTCTCATTACTTACCAAGTGTGGAATAGACGGGAGCAGGAGAGGAGAGACCCTTTCCCTGGATGAATTTGCCGTGTTGACGCGGGCGATTCTCGGCTTACGGAAGTTAAATACATAG
- the argS gene encoding arginine--tRNA ligase — protein MKELLRDLITKELASCFADGSLSSGVFPSIVIEKPAHAEHGDFATNVAMLLAKAEKKAPRVVAEILVSRLQESADICSKLEVAGPGFINFYVKDEAWRQTLIAIDRACADYGKSRIGEGKKIQVEFVSANPTGPLHIGHGRGAAIGDTICRLLAAIGWDVTREFYYNDAGQQIANLALSVQARCLGIEPDDPRWPLDGYQGDYIRDVARSYLGQETVEADDQHVTAAGDPQDLDAIRRFAVAYLRREQDQDLTAFDVHFDVYSLESALYAEGRVEAVVQRLIDSGHTYEQDGALWLRTTTFGDDKDRVMRKADGGYTYFVPDVAYHLSKWERGFTRVINEQGADHHSTITRVRAGLQALNAGIPVGWPEYVLHQMVTVMRGGEEVKISKRAGSYVTLRDLIDEVGRDATRFFFVMRKPDSQLVFDIDLAKQQTLDNPVYYVQYAHARICSIFENALERGFVLPAAESVPLERLVTLEEMTIIKTLASFPEILEGSALNFEPHRVTYYLQELAGQFHSFYNRNRVITEDAELTAARLFLLKCVALTLKNALTVLGISAPEKM, from the coding sequence ATGAAAGAATTGTTACGTGATCTTATAACGAAGGAGCTGGCAAGCTGTTTTGCCGACGGATCACTTTCCTCCGGTGTCTTTCCTTCAATTGTCATAGAAAAACCGGCCCATGCGGAACATGGAGATTTCGCCACTAATGTGGCCATGCTTCTGGCTAAGGCGGAAAAAAAGGCTCCACGGGTTGTCGCCGAGATCCTTGTCAGCCGTTTGCAGGAAAGCGCGGATATATGCTCAAAGTTGGAAGTAGCCGGGCCTGGATTTATCAATTTTTATGTAAAGGATGAAGCGTGGCGCCAGACCCTTATCGCCATTGACCGTGCGTGCGCCGATTACGGTAAAAGTCGCATCGGGGAAGGTAAAAAGATCCAGGTGGAGTTCGTCAGCGCCAACCCGACCGGGCCTCTTCATATCGGGCATGGTCGCGGCGCCGCCATCGGCGACACCATCTGCCGTTTGCTCGCTGCTATCGGTTGGGATGTAACCCGCGAGTTCTATTACAATGATGCCGGCCAGCAGATCGCCAATCTGGCGCTATCGGTCCAGGCGCGCTGCCTTGGTATCGAGCCGGACGACCCCCGCTGGCCGTTAGACGGCTACCAGGGCGACTATATCAGGGACGTGGCCCGCTCCTATCTGGGGCAGGAGACGGTCGAAGCCGACGACCAGCACGTTACTGCTGCCGGCGATCCGCAAGACCTGGACGCCATCCGCCGCTTCGCAGTCGCTTATTTACGCCGGGAACAGGACCAGGATCTTACGGCCTTCGACGTTCACTTCGACGTCTATTCCCTCGAATCTGCTCTTTATGCCGAAGGTCGCGTCGAAGCAGTGGTCCAGCGTCTTATCGACAGCGGTCATACCTATGAACAAGACGGCGCTCTCTGGCTACGTACCACGACCTTCGGTGACGACAAGGACCGGGTGATGCGTAAGGCCGATGGCGGGTACACTTACTTCGTACCAGATGTCGCCTACCACCTGAGCAAGTGGGAGCGGGGTTTTACCCGCGTCATTAACGAGCAGGGCGCAGACCACCATAGTACCATCACGCGTGTGCGGGCCGGTTTGCAGGCGCTTAATGCGGGAATCCCGGTTGGATGGCCGGAGTACGTGCTTCACCAGATGGTAACTGTCATGCGCGGCGGCGAGGAGGTAAAGATCTCCAAGCGCGCCGGCAGCTATGTCACCCTGCGAGACCTCATCGACGAGGTGGGCCGCGACGCCACGCGTTTCTTTTTTGTCATGCGCAAGCCGGATTCCCAGCTTGTCTTTGACATCGATCTGGCGAAACAGCAGACCCTCGACAACCCGGTCTACTACGTCCAGTATGCCCACGCCAGGATCTGCAGCATCTTTGAAAATGCTCTGGAGAGAGGGTTCGTCCTGCCTGCTGCCGAAAGCGTACCGCTTGAGCGGCTTGTGACCCTTGAGGAAATGACGATCATCAAGACCCTCGCATCCTTTCCTGAGATTTTAGAGGGAAGCGCCCTTAACTTCGAACCGCACCGGGTCACCTACTACCTTCAGGAACTTGCAGGCCAGTTCCACAGCTTTTACAACAGGAACAGGGTGATAACCGAGGATGCCGAGCTGACCGCCGCCAGGCTCTTTCTATTGAAGTGTGTTGCATTGACGCTTAAAAATGCACTAACCGTGCTCGGGATTTCCGCTCCGGAAAAGATGTAA
- a CDS encoding GDP-mannose 4,6-dehydratase, producing MRILVTGGAGFIGSHLVERLISSGHDVVIIDNFNDFYDPQLKRRNFSEIVGTAEEGEQNLILCEGDIRDADFVKAVVLQESVDAVIHLAAAAGVRPSIENPLFYEEVNIRGTMNILEAARTAGVRFLLFASSSSVYGNSFKTPFSESDPVDHPISPYAATKKAGELICHTYHHLYKMNIACLRFFTVYGPRQRPDLAINKFTRLIDQGKAVPFYGDGTTSRDYTFINDIIAGVEKALSWVCSVEPRYDIFNLGGSRPVELSRLVEILESELGKKAILDRLPMQPGDVHITFADLAKSGSILGYQPVTSIEEGLRAFIRWYKENN from the coding sequence ATGAGGATACTGGTCACCGGCGGCGCTGGATTTATTGGTTCTCATCTCGTAGAGCGACTCATTTCTTCAGGGCATGATGTCGTAATCATTGATAACTTTAATGATTTCTACGACCCGCAGCTGAAACGGAGAAACTTTTCGGAGATTGTCGGAACCGCCGAGGAAGGGGAGCAAAACCTGATCCTCTGCGAAGGGGATATTCGTGATGCCGATTTTGTCAAGGCAGTCGTTCTTCAGGAATCAGTCGATGCGGTCATTCATCTTGCTGCTGCTGCCGGCGTGCGCCCCTCCATTGAGAATCCGCTGTTCTATGAAGAAGTGAATATCCGTGGCACGATGAATATTCTGGAGGCGGCAAGGACAGCTGGTGTCCGTTTCTTGTTGTTCGCTTCCAGCTCTTCCGTATACGGCAACAGCTTCAAAACCCCGTTTTCAGAAAGTGATCCGGTCGACCATCCCATTTCCCCCTATGCAGCGACTAAAAAGGCCGGTGAGCTGATCTGTCATACTTATCACCATCTGTATAAAATGAACATTGCCTGTCTCAGGTTTTTCACTGTTTACGGGCCGCGCCAGCGCCCTGATCTTGCCATAAACAAGTTCACCAGACTTATCGATCAGGGAAAAGCGGTCCCTTTTTATGGCGATGGGACTACAAGCCGTGACTACACCTTCATAAACGATATCATTGCCGGCGTGGAGAAGGCCCTGTCCTGGGTTTGTTCCGTTGAACCACGATATGACATCTTCAATCTTGGGGGATCTAGGCCGGTGGAGCTGAGCCGTCTGGTCGAAATTCTCGAATCGGAGCTTGGTAAAAAGGCCATACTGGATCGGCTCCCCATGCAGCCGGGTGATGTGCATATCACCTTTGCGGACCTGGCGAAGTCAGGTTCCATTCTCGGTTATCAGCCGGTTACTTCCATAGAAGAGGGGCTACGCGCATTTATCCGTTGGTACAAGGAAAATAACTGA
- the gltX gene encoding glutamate--tRNA ligase, whose protein sequence is MTEVRLRFAPSPTGYLHVGGARTALFNWLLARKQKGTFILRIEDTDVARSTQESVDAILQGMEWLGLDWDEGPYYQSDRFPVYKEFVQKLLDSGKAYKCYCTPEELEAKREQALMDGRKPKYDGTCRELAGDVPGKPHVVRFRAPHEGVTAFDDLIKGRIAFNNDELDDLIIQRSDGTPTYNFVVVIDDATMGITTVIRGDDHVNNTPRQILLYEALGYPVPHFAHVPMILGADKARLSKRHGATGVMAYRDMGYLPEALVNYLVRLGWSFGDEEIFSKEDLIEKFSIEQVGRSAGVFNPDKLLWLNAHYIKTGDPSRLAGLLVPFLRERGVDPTGGPDLVAVVKTLQERSRTLLEMADGALFYFRRDFSYDEKAVEKFLTPEVSPLYELLIAKFASSADFTHQSIEQIFKEICEEKGLKLGQVAQPARIALCGGTVAPSIFEVMEVLGKEETNLRLEKALAFVRRG, encoded by the coding sequence ATGACTGAAGTTCGTCTCCGCTTTGCCCCTAGCCCAACCGGCTATCTCCATGTGGGGGGCGCGCGTACGGCCCTTTTCAACTGGCTTTTGGCCAGAAAGCAAAAAGGCACATTTATTCTCCGTATCGAGGATACCGATGTGGCACGTTCGACCCAGGAATCGGTCGATGCTATTTTACAGGGAATGGAGTGGCTTGGTCTGGATTGGGATGAAGGTCCCTATTACCAGTCGGACAGGTTCCCCGTGTATAAGGAGTTTGTGCAAAAGCTTCTTGACAGCGGCAAGGCGTATAAATGCTATTGCACGCCGGAAGAGTTGGAGGCCAAGCGGGAGCAGGCCCTCATGGACGGTCGCAAGCCTAAGTACGACGGCACATGTCGGGAGTTGGCCGGTGATGTGCCCGGCAAGCCCCATGTGGTGAGATTCAGAGCACCTCACGAGGGGGTCACGGCATTCGACGACCTGATCAAAGGGCGGATTGCCTTTAATAATGACGAACTGGACGACCTGATAATCCAGCGGAGCGATGGAACGCCAACCTATAATTTCGTCGTGGTGATCGACGACGCCACCATGGGCATCACCACGGTCATTCGCGGTGACGATCATGTCAATAACACGCCCCGGCAGATCCTTCTTTACGAGGCGCTTGGCTATCCCGTACCTCATTTTGCTCATGTGCCGATGATTCTTGGCGCAGACAAAGCACGTCTTTCCAAGCGACATGGGGCAACGGGCGTCATGGCTTATCGGGATATGGGCTATCTGCCCGAGGCGTTGGTTAATTACCTGGTAAGGCTTGGTTGGAGTTTCGGCGATGAGGAGATTTTCAGTAAGGAAGATCTGATCGAAAAATTCTCCATCGAACAGGTTGGACGGTCAGCCGGTGTCTTCAATCCCGACAAGCTCCTCTGGTTGAACGCCCATTACATTAAAACCGGCGATCCTTCCCGGCTGGCGGGACTGCTGGTTCCATTTCTCCGGGAAAGAGGTGTCGACCCAACTGGCGGACCAGATCTCGTTGCTGTAGTGAAAACCCTTCAGGAACGGTCCAGGACACTCTTGGAGATGGCAGACGGTGCGCTCTTCTATTTCAGGAGAGATTTTTCCTATGACGAAAAGGCTGTTGAAAAATTCCTCACACCGGAGGTTTCACCATTATATGAGCTTCTGATTGCAAAGTTTGCATCATCGGCCGATTTTACGCATCAGAGTATAGAACAAATTTTTAAGGAAATTTGTGAAGAGAAAGGTTTAAAGCTTGGCCAGGTTGCCCAACCGGCCAGGATAGCGTTGTGCGGCGGAACAGTCGCTCCGAGCATTTTCGAGGTTATGGAGGTGCTCGGCAAAGAGGAAACCAATTTGAGGCTTGAGAAAGCTTTAGCGTTTGTCAGGAGAGGGTAG
- the tsaD gene encoding tRNA (adenosine(37)-N6)-threonylcarbamoyltransferase complex transferase subunit TsaD — MLLLAIESSCDETAAAVVRDGRIILSNIVASQISVHAGYGGVVPEIASRKHLETISTVIEEALQAAGVSLTDVDGIAVTQGPGLAGALLVGISTAKAMAYALGVPIAGVNHIESHILAIFLERSIEFPFVALAVSGGHTHLYLVEAVGRYKTLGQTLDDAAGEAFDKVAKLLGLPYPGGALIDRLAAEGDPEAIRFPRPLMRDESFNFSFSGLKTSVLNYLQKNPAAADGRALNDLCASFQAAVCDVLVSKTAAAVSATGIKRVVVAGGVACNNGLRREMSRLAELKGIELHIPSPLLCSDNAAMIAVPGDYYLSNNILSGFDIDALPVWPLDSIASRLTKGS; from the coding sequence ATGTTGCTGCTTGCTATCGAATCATCTTGTGATGAGACCGCCGCCGCCGTTGTCAGGGACGGCAGGATCATTCTTTCCAACATAGTTGCTTCCCAGATCAGCGTTCATGCCGGCTACGGCGGTGTAGTGCCGGAAATAGCCTCGCGTAAGCATCTGGAGACAATTTCAACGGTGATCGAGGAGGCTTTGCAGGCAGCTGGAGTTTCCTTAACCGATGTCGACGGAATTGCCGTCACTCAGGGGCCTGGTTTGGCCGGAGCACTTTTGGTCGGAATTTCCACGGCCAAGGCCATGGCTTATGCACTCGGTGTACCCATTGCAGGTGTCAATCATATAGAGTCCCACATATTGGCCATTTTCCTTGAGCGTTCAATTGAATTCCCTTTTGTAGCCCTTGCTGTTTCCGGCGGTCATACGCATTTATATTTGGTGGAAGCTGTTGGTCGCTATAAGACCCTTGGACAGACTTTGGATGATGCTGCGGGAGAGGCCTTCGATAAGGTAGCAAAACTGTTGGGCCTTCCATATCCCGGTGGCGCACTCATTGACCGACTGGCCGCCGAGGGTGATCCTGAAGCGATACGGTTCCCGCGGCCGCTTATGCGCGACGAAAGCTTCAATTTCAGTTTTAGCGGCTTGAAAACATCAGTTTTGAATTATCTCCAGAAAAATCCAGCGGCAGCAGATGGTCGTGCATTGAATGATCTTTGTGCTTCATTTCAAGCAGCCGTGTGCGACGTTTTGGTAAGTAAAACAGCGGCCGCTGTTTCTGCAACCGGGATAAAAAGAGTGGTTGTTGCCGGTGGGGTAGCATGCAACAATGGTTTACGGCGTGAGATGAGCCGTTTGGCTGAACTGAAGGGAATTGAACTACACATTCCTTCCCCGCTGTTATGCTCTGATAATGCTGCCATGATTGCCGTGCCGGGAGACTACTATCTGAGCAATAACATTCTCAGTGGCTTTGATATCGATGCTCTGCCGGTTTGGCCCCTTGATAGCATTGCTTCGCGTCTGACAAAGGGATCATAA
- a CDS encoding SPOR domain-containing protein — MVLDYCERRPVSKNRPKKQPVGIFIFILIGAVTVSFGIGVMTGWLLFRQPQSKQIAPPPVAATPNQRAGSATLPASQPPPNGQDVPLTFYQTLPHGGKAVIGSGLNPKKSDDDTGKKPANEETSTSQQQKAPAAKVVRPEEHADRADLPGEAAKRVEPSVDHGNAVKKQPVGKSTFCVQVASSKDRKDAEAVKARLTARGLAVYIVESKVQDKGVWFRVRLGKHLDQSEANDLAAKAGKGAIVIPE; from the coding sequence ATGGTGCTGGATTATTGCGAACGCAGACCTGTCAGCAAAAACCGTCCGAAAAAACAGCCTGTCGGGATATTTATTTTCATTCTCATTGGAGCCGTAACTGTGTCATTCGGTATCGGCGTGATGACCGGTTGGCTGCTTTTTCGACAACCCCAATCAAAGCAGATTGCTCCTCCGCCGGTTGCTGCCACACCCAATCAGAGAGCTGGCAGTGCAACTTTGCCGGCAAGTCAGCCTCCGCCTAACGGACAAGACGTGCCGCTGACTTTTTATCAAACTCTGCCGCACGGTGGTAAAGCTGTAATCGGCAGCGGACTGAATCCGAAGAAAAGCGATGATGATACTGGGAAAAAGCCTGCCAACGAGGAGACTTCGACTTCGCAGCAGCAGAAAGCACCGGCTGCTAAAGTTGTTCGACCGGAGGAACATGCTGATCGTGCAGATCTTCCAGGTGAAGCTGCAAAACGCGTGGAACCGAGTGTCGATCACGGAAACGCGGTAAAGAAACAACCTGTTGGAAAATCTACTTTCTGTGTACAAGTGGCTTCGTCCAAAGATAGAAAGGATGCAGAAGCGGTAAAAGCCCGACTGACGGCTAGAGGTCTAGCCGTATATATTGTTGAATCCAAAGTCCAGGATAAGGGCGTCTGGTTCCGAGTCAGGCTGGGCAAGCATCTGGATCAGTCTGAGGCAAACGATTTGGCAGCCAAAGCTGGAAAGGGTGCAATCGTTATTCCCGAATGA
- a CDS encoding UDP-glucuronic acid decarboxylase family protein gives MRILVTGGAGFIGSHLCGRLLREGHEVICLDNFFTGSKRNIARLFDNPGFELIRHDITEPILLEVDRVYNLACPASPIHYQYNPVKTIKTSVMGAINMLGLAKRVRARILQASTSEVYGDPQVHPQSEEYWGNVNPIGIRSCYDEGKRVAETLMMDYHRQNGVDIRIIRIFNTYGPRMAVNDGRVVSNFIVQALRGEDITVYGEGMQTRSFCYVDDLVEGMIRMMECEGFTGPVNLGNPTETTILEFARRIVALTGSKSRIVFNELPDDDPKQRQPDISQAKEKLGWQPQVDVETGLKKTIDYFASLLAEG, from the coding sequence ATGCGTATTCTTGTTACCGGCGGCGCCGGATTTATCGGTTCTCATTTGTGTGGACGACTTCTCAGGGAAGGGCATGAAGTCATCTGTCTCGATAATTTCTTCACCGGCAGTAAGAGAAACATTGCCAGACTATTTGACAATCCGGGTTTTGAACTGATTCGCCACGACATTACCGAACCGATACTTCTGGAAGTAGACCGCGTCTATAATCTGGCCTGCCCGGCGTCACCCATTCACTACCAGTACAACCCGGTAAAGACCATTAAAACCAGCGTCATGGGCGCCATCAACATGCTCGGACTTGCGAAGAGGGTGAGGGCGAGGATTCTCCAGGCATCCACGTCGGAAGTGTATGGTGACCCGCAGGTCCATCCACAGAGCGAGGAATACTGGGGCAATGTCAATCCTATCGGCATACGCAGCTGCTACGACGAGGGGAAGAGGGTGGCCGAAACGTTGATGATGGACTACCATCGGCAAAACGGCGTCGATATCCGCATTATCCGAATTTTTAACACCTATGGTCCGCGTATGGCCGTAAATGACGGTCGAGTGGTATCCAATTTCATCGTCCAGGCTCTTCGAGGTGAGGATATTACCGTTTACGGTGAGGGGATGCAGACCCGTTCATTCTGTTATGTGGACGATCTTGTAGAAGGCATGATCAGAATGATGGAGTGTGAAGGTTTTACCGGACCGGTGAACCTCGGGAATCCGACAGAAACCACGATTCTGGAGTTTGCCCGGAGGATTGTCGCATTGACCGGCTCAAAATCAAGGATAGTGTTCAATGAACTGCCGGACGATGACCCAAAACAGCGCCAACCTGATATTTCTCAGGCCAAAGAAAAACTCGGCTGGCAACCGCAGGTGGACGTGGAAACCGGTCTGAAAAAAACCATCGATTATTTTGCCTCTCTCCTCGCAGAGGGGTAG
- a CDS encoding FtsB family cell division protein: protein MRKRMFLIPAGVIIFILFFTVFGDRGLLRIYHLSKEKKEIQGNLETLKSENEKLKREIEALRTDRRYLESIARRDFGLVRQNEVIYQFPVQDKKEK from the coding sequence ATGCGGAAGCGGATGTTTCTCATTCCTGCCGGGGTCATAATATTTATTCTTTTTTTTACCGTATTCGGTGATCGCGGACTGTTACGCATCTATCATCTGAGCAAGGAAAAAAAGGAGATCCAGGGGAATCTCGAAACGCTAAAAAGCGAAAACGAAAAGCTGAAGCGTGAAATTGAGGCCTTGCGTACTGATCGACGATACCTGGAGAGCATAGCGCGAAGGGATTTCGGTTTGGTACGGCAGAATGAAGTAATTTACCAGTTCCCCGTACAGGACAAGAAAGAAAAATAG
- a CDS encoding DNA gyrase inhibitor YacG encodes MKTLKKRLCPQCRKDVVWEENPYRPFCSERCKLIDLGAWVTEDYRIPGEKKADDDEEESE; translated from the coding sequence ATGAAAACGTTGAAAAAACGACTGTGCCCACAATGCCGTAAAGACGTTGTCTGGGAAGAAAACCCTTATCGTCCGTTTTGTTCCGAACGCTGCAAGCTGATTGACTTGGGTGCCTGGGTTACTGAAGATTACCGCATTCCAGGTGAGAAAAAAGCCGATGATGATGAGGAAGAGTCGGAATAG